The DNA region GTTTGTCATGCTGGAAACGAGTGATTCCGTATGCGGAATCCCAAGGTGTCGGCATCGTGCTGGAACATCTCAACAGCGTTGACGATTCTCATCCCATGAAAGGCCACCCGGGATACTGGGGGGACGATATTCACCTTTGTGCGGATTTGGTGAAAGAAATCGATTCTGCCCAATTTCGATTGCTGTTCGACATCTATCACGTCCAAATCATGAACGGAGACTTGATCCGCAATATCAGCCGTTATCGTGAAATTGTGGGGCACTATCACACCGCCGGAAATCCGGGGCGTGGCGAACTGAACGATACCCAGGAAATCAACTACCCGGCCGTTATCCGATCCATTCGCGATACGGGCTACGACGGGTACGTCGCTCAGGAATTCATTCCCACATCTAACGACCCAATTTCGTCCCTTGAGCAGGCTTTCACGATTTGTGATGTGTGAGCTTGGTGTCCGGGCAGTTATTATCAGGTGTCGGTCGGCGTCCTAACGTTTGCCCGCGGCGGTAACCCGATGGGCCTCTGCGGTGTCAGTAACGGAAGGTCCCGATTGTCCTTGCCCCCTCCCTACCCTCCTGAATCTCGCGATCCAACGAACCTTTGGATCGTGACCACTTCGGCACCCGCCGAATGTGACCGCCGCTATGACACCCACCCCCGCCCTCACCTCTGACCATGAACCTGTCGGTCTCGACATCGAAGACTACCGGCGGCTAGGGGTGCGTCCCAACGAACTTCGGGTGGTGGTCATTCGCCGTGCGGCATCCCGGTCAACACGATCGTTGGCCCGGCAATTGCTAAACACTCATTCGAGCGACCGATCCGTCCAACTCACGAGAGTTGCAACGTCGGCGTATCGATTGATGGATCCGCGACTACGAACAGATCTGCAGCAACGCGCGCACGTCGGACGAATTCTGCCCGGAGTATTGCGGGAGTCGACGCAAACAAACTTCTTGAACGCATCCGAAGATGGACTCACCTGGCAGAATGCGACCGAGGCTCGACCCAGCGAAGATGAAGAGGATGCAAACGATTGGATGCCGATCTTGGATCTTGGCCCGATCAAGCAACCCGTTGTCCGCAAAGACGCCGACGCTTGGCTCTCGACATTATCGGATGGCGATCTCCTAGAGACATCTTCGAGCACGAGGCGGTTCCAACGCATCCGCCGGCGACTCTTGCCACCATGGCTTTGGTTTGTCGTGGGTGGGCTTATCGTTGGAACCGGATGGGGCATCGCCTCGGTTACGCCTCATTGGAACACCCTAACGTTTCGTTTGGCGAAAACGGATTCGAGTCCCCCCGAGCCCGATCCAAGCCAGGCTATCAGTCGCGTCGACGGGCAAACCAATTCGACCGATTCAACGACGGCAGTCTTGCAAGACCCGTTTGTATCGAACGCTGAGACGGTAACGAAAGCTGAAATATTGCCTCCGCCGATTTCGTCGCTGGCAATCCCGCCGGACAAATCGCAGCGTCCCGAAGCGACCGTCGTCACGTCAATGGTTCCTTCACCCATGGTTGGCGTTTCGTCGAAATCGGCATCGAATCCCGCAAAAAAGGACGTCTCCCCTGTTGCTCGTCCGACGAAAGGCCCGCATGAAGCGGAAAATTCAGTCGAAACGACACCCGGTAATGTTGCGGCCGCAGAAAACATTTTGTCCAAGATCGCGACTGCTCGGGACGGTGTTCTGCGAGACGAAATTTGGAACGAGAGCTTGGCGTTCTGCGAACGCATGTTGGTCGAAGAGTCATTCGATCCCTGCAAGAAGGTGGCCACAAAACTGTCATCGCTTGCGGCGCAGGGCGACAGCGAGAGTCGCCAGAGAGCCGTGTCGGAGATCTTGGAAGCAGCCGAACAGATGACTCGCATGAAAGCGGGGATGACCAAGAAATCGAAACAGAATGAATCGAATTCGGATAACGAGACGGCCGAGTCGATCGCGACGCTGGGACGATATCAATGCTTGATGCTAAGGCAATGGAATGACGATTCATTGTCGCGGCTGTCGCAATCTTCGGACGTACGCTTAGCGTCACTGGCACGTCAAGAATTAGCGATCGATACGGATGCGGAAAGCGACAGCCTTCAAGTCATGGCCGAGCGTTGGCTCAACCATGCGACACGATCGAATGGACGTGCGGCGGAATCCATTCAGTTACATGCGATCGATTTACTGGTCCGTTCCGCCGCGACCAGCGATGGTTTGCAGCGACTAGAGATTGTTCGTAAAATTGACGAACGCGCCGAATCACTGCCCGTCCATCTAAGGCCATCCACGCTGGCGACAAAGCCCTTGAGGAAAACGACGCCCGGCGCGGCTCAAGTTCGCGAAGAAGCCGACGGCGTTGTCGGACTCGAAGCGTCTGGTCTACGCGGCCGTCTTTACGGTGGTCAGCACGACGAAGACCTAGGCGTACAGATCAACTATCAAATGGACGTCGCCATCAAACCGTCCATGTTGAAAACGATCGCTTCTCGTTTAGATGGTCAACCAACGCCGACGTTCATCCGCTTCACTGGCGTGTTGGATTTGGATGACGAAACACGCACCAAGGTGTCGATCGCACCTGGCATCGCATCTCCGATTCAACAGGTATCGATTGACGGCAAACCGATCCAGTTTGATCCCCTCGATTTGGCCAGTGAGCAAACGCTACCCAGAGGTCGTCATCGAATCGAATGGTCGATCGCCGTCGATGGGCTTTCTCGCGACGCCTTTCTAGGCATTCACGATGCCGAATCGGGATCTCGATTACCGATCACCGCAGTCACGGTCGACGATGATTTGGCCAAGCGAACATTCTTGACGGTGGCGATGCTGCGAAACAGCGACGATTGATGCTGTTGTTTCAAGCGAATTGCTGCGCCGCCTGAAGTCAGTTTCGGATTATTCGCCGAACTGCTTTGCACGGCCCTACAATAAGCGGACGTTGAATTGGAACACGCACGTAGGAATCGCTGGTATGAACGCCATCATGGCCCCACCCCACCCAAGCACCCTGGCCGAACTGACTCAAAGCGGTTGGCAAACAAAGACCGTCAAACAAGAAATTCGCGATAACTTCACGCGCATGCTTGCCTCTGGCGAGGAACTGTTCCCCGGCATGATCGGCTATGAAGACACAGTGATTCCTGAGATCAATCTGGCTCTGTTGGCCGGTCACGACATATTGTTTTTGGGTGAAAAGGGCCAAGGCAAAAGTCGTATGATGCGGATGCTGACCCGTTTTTTGGACGAGTGGATCCCCTACATCGACCATCCGGATCTGCCGATCCACGAAGACCCAAGCCTGCCGATCACTTCTTTGGGAAAACGCTTGATCGCGGAACATGATCCGGCGGATATCCGGATCGGGTGGTGGCATCGCGACCAGCGATATGCCGAACGACTGAGCCCCGGGACCAAGTTCGCTGATATCATCGGTGAAATCGATCCAGCAAAGTTGACCGGCGGTGTCAGCATGAGCGCCGAAGAAGCCTTGTCCTTCGGATTGATTCCCCGGATGCACCGGGGCATCTTTGCGATGAACGAACTACCCGAACTAGACGAATTGGTTCAGGTCGGCTTGTTCAATATTTTGGAAGAACGCGACGTCCAGATCCGCGGCTATCCGATTCAGTTTGATATCGACGTGGTGATTTTGTTTTCGGCGAACCCGTCGACTTACAATCGAAGCGGCAAAGTGATCCCGCAGTTGAAGGACCGAATCGGCACGATCGTGCAAACGCACTACCCAGCCGAACGGGATCAGGGTATCGCGATCCTGCAGCAAGAAGTCGGCGAGCAACTCGATGGCGACTATCCGGTCTCGGTGCCCTATTTCATGTACCAGATCGTCGAAGAGATCACCAATCAGGCAAGAAAGAGCAAGTACATCGACCAGGCCTCCGGTGTATCGGCTCGGTTTTCATTGGCCAACTTTCGCACCATCGTGGCGTCAGCTCGGCAACGAGGAATTGTGCACAACGAACGTCCCGCCGTTCCAAGGATCAGCGACTTTGGTCACCTGTACGCCAGTTCTTTGGGCAAGTTAGAACTTGACCTGATGGGCACGCATCAGATGAGCGAGCGGCAAGTACTGGATGCCGTCGTAGCGCAGGCAATTGCCGTGGTCTTCGGGGAATACGTCGAAGAACACGGATTGGGTGAGATTGCCGAAATTTTCCGTGGCGGCGTGCGTATCGAAGTCAGCGACATGTTGCCAAGCAGCGATTATGCAACGCGACTGAAGAGCGTCCCGCCGGCTTGGGACAAAGCATTCGAGGTCAATGCGGGCGAAAGCGAAGCGGTTCGCGCATCCTGTGTCGAATTCGTCTTGGCGGGCTTGTACAGCATGGACAAGATCAGCCGCAGCCAACGACACGGCAAAATTCAGTACGAAGTCTGATTGAATCCCGCGTAGTTCTCTCAACCAGTGTTGGAACATCTTATGAAGTCTCGCGTCGGCGGTATCATTCACGCCTACCAGAAATACGACCCCGGTTCGTTTCCGCCGCCCACGCAGGAACCGCCGGACTTGGTCTCGCCCGCTTTCGAGCAGGCGATGATGTATGGCAATTATCGTGAACTGACCGAAGAAGAACTCGCGCGGGCGATCAAACTGGACCCCAGCCAAATCGCTGGATTAGGGCCGAGCCTGGATATGCTGCGGGCGATGCTGGAGGAACGCAAACGCAAAATCCTTGAAACCTACGAGGCGAAGTCCGTCCAAAAGAAGGCTCGCAAGGCATATTTCAATTCGTCGAAAAACGTGCGTGTTCCTAAGAATCAGGAGAAGGCGTTTCGCCAAGCAATCACGTATGAACAACCCTACATCATCGAACAAATTTGGTATCACGCCGATAGCGACAACAGCGAGCTTGCCCGCAGCCTGATGAACATCAGCGCCCGAATGAGCGACAAGCACAACATCGAGGAACTGGAGTCGAAGTATGACTTCACCGGCAACGAATCGACGTCGATTCCGCAGGCGCTGCAGATCAAGGAAGAACTCGAAAAGATCGATGAACTGTTAAGCCAGTTGGAACAGGCGTCCAAGGATGCCCAGATCGGCATCATCGATATGGAGATGCTGTCCGAGTTCGCCGACAAAGGCGATATGCAGAAGCTAGAAGAGATGCAGCAGCAACTCGAAAATATGATGCGAGAGCAGGCCGAGCGACAGGGTTTGGAGAAGGACCCGGACGGCAAGGGCGGGTTTCGGTTGACGCCCCAAGCGTACAAGATCTTCCAAGGTCGTTTGCTGCAACGAATCTTTAGCGAACTCGCCCCGTCGCGAACAGGTCGCCACGAAGGCGACATTGTCGGCGAAGGTGCCGTCGAACTTCAACAGACCAAGTCGTACGAGTTCGGGGACAGCGTCGCCAATATCGACTTGCCGCAAACGGTCATCAACGCCCTTTTGCGTCAGGGCGATGAGCGCCCGATTCGGTTGCGAAGCGACGACATCGAGGTCCACAAGACGCGGAATCACCCCAAGTGCGCGACCGCCGTGATTATGGATATGAGCGGTTCGATGCGGTACGACGGACAATATGTGAACGTCAAACGCATGGCCTTGGCGCTGCAAGGGTTGATCAACACCGAATACCCAGGCGATTTCTTGCGTTTCATCGAAATGTACACGTTCGCAAAAATGCGAACGCCTGGCGAAATCATCGAACTAATGCCCAAGCCAGTCACGATCCACGATCCGTGGGTGCAACTTCGCGCGGACATGAGCGATCCCGATATCAGCGAGGCCATGGTCCATCCTCACTTCACCAACATCCAGCACTCGTTGCAACTTGCGCGACGGAACCTGGCAAGATGCGACACGCCAAACCGGCAAGTGGTTTTGATTACCGATGGTCTTCCAACGGCGCACTTTGAAGACGAACAACTTTACATGCTGTATCCACCGCACCCACGCACCGAAGAAGCGACGATGCGAGAAGCGGCAATGTGCAGCAAGGAAGGCATCACCATCAATATCTTCTTGATTCCCAGTTGGTCACAAAGCCAAGAAGACGTCCAATTCGCTCAGCGACTTGCTCAAACGACCAAGGGCCGCGTCTTCTTCACCAGCGGCAAAGACTTGGACCGATTCGTTTTGTGGGACTACGTCAAGAATCGACGCGAGATCATTGGTTGAATGAGTCCGGCTTTTCGTTTCCAAGACGATGCTATCGGCCGGTCAATCTTCCACCAACAAGTCGTCTTCTAGCAGATGGCAGTAGGCGTCATAGCGGCGTGCGTCGATGCGGGCGTCCGCGACGGCGTCTTTCACGGCACAATCGTCTTCACTCAAGTGCAAGCAGTTAGGATAGCGGCAAGCGTTGACGTAGGGCCGGATGTCGGGCATCAGACCGGCAACTTCGCCGGCTGAAATATCCCACAACTGAAATTGCCGAATGCCAGGCGTGTCGAAGACCGCACCGCCATTGGCCAGGGGGATCAATTGCGACGTTGTTGTCGTATGGCGTCCCTTATCGTTATCGGTGCTGACCCGCCCGATCGCCAACCCGAGCCCCGGTTGGACAACGTTCAGCAAACTGCTTTTTCCAACACCACTTTGACCCGCCAAAGCGGTTTGTTTGCCGTGCAAGAGTTCCCGAAGATAGTCGACACCAACGCCGGATTCAGCGGACGTCATCAGTACTCGAAAACCCAGTGCCGCGTAGGCGCCGATCAGCGATTGCAACGATGTCGGATCGACCAAGTCGATCTTGTTGATCACGATCACCGGCTCGACGTCACACTGTTTGGCGGTCAACAAGAACCGATCGATCAGGACGGGTTTAAGCCCCGGTTGCGCTGCGCTGGCGATGATCAACAGGTAATCGATGTTAGCAACAATGACGTGTTGTTGGCCGCGGCTAGTTCGACAGATGATGCCGTGCCGCGGTGCGACGCGTTGGATCATGCCGTCCTGAGGCGTTTCGGCGCGAAACCAAACGTAGTCTCCCGCGACGACGGCCGAGCGACCGTCAATGCTGAGCGATTTCAAAACTTGCCGGATGGCGCACTCGTACATGGCACCGTCGTCGGCCATGACTTTGCACTTCAATCCGTGAGCACTGATCACGCGGCCCGAAATCAGGTGCGCCGTGGACTCGGCATCATCGGAATGACTTTCCGTTGCAATCGTCCGTTTGCGGGTCAGATCACCCTTCCCACTGACGCGTTCCCCTTGGGACAGGTCCGCCATTTCCTTACCGCCGGTAAAGTCTCGCGTCAAATCACCTCCCCGCACACGCCCTTGGTGATTCTTGCGGAAGTCCGTTCGGTGTTTCGAGCTTTTCTTTTTCTTAGGCATGGGTGTTGGATACCGCGACATGCTGGGCCGCGGATACCACTTACCTGGGCTTCTAGTTGTTAACCGCCGGACCTGGGGTGTGCTCGGCTGCACTTTCGGGTGTCAACGTCTTGCCCATTCCATCGCTGTCGCGGTTTCGCACCTGGATCGACGGCCCAAGAATCTCGGTCAGTTCGGCTTCGCCGAGTTCTTCGTGCTCCAGCAATGCTCGGGTGATTTTTTCGAGCTCCGCCCGATGTTCCCGTAACAGTTGCTCTGCTTTCTGATCAGCTTCCAACAGGATTCGGGCGACTTCTTCATCGACCAATTCCTGCGTGTGTTCGCTGAACTGACGCGTCTGGTGAATCTCGCGTCCCAAGAACGGATCTTCGTCGCTTGTCTTGTAGCTGACGGGCCCGATTTTGGCACTCATGCCCCAGTGTGTGACCATTCGACGCGCGATGCTGGTCGCCCGTTCGAGGTCATTTTCGGCGCCGACACACGTTTCGTTGTAGATGATCTTCTCGGCCGCACGGCCACCTAGAAACACGATCAATTGATGGTCGAGTTCACGTTTGCTGATACTGAGCCGATCCTCATTGGGGACATACTGGGTCACGCCCAACGCTCGACCACGTGGAATGATCGTCACTTTGTGGACGATATTGGCGCCATCCAAATGCCATGCCGTCAACGTGTGGCCGGCTTCGTGATACGCCGTCTTTTCTTTTTCGCTCTCTTGCAAGACTTCTTCGCGTTTTGCCCCCATCAGGATCTTGTCGCGAGCATTGTCGAAGTCATCCATATCGACGACTTTTTTGTCCTGACGCGCCGCCCAGAGTGCCGCTTCGTTGACCATATTTCGAATATCGGCACCGGTCAGCCCCACCGTTCCGGCCGCCAAGCGATGCAAATCGACGTCATCGGCAAGCGGCACGTCACGCACGTGAACTTTGAAGATTGCCTCGCGACCCTTCATCGTAGGTCGGCCAACGGTGATGTGCCTGTCGAACCGTCCGGGGCGTAAGAGCGCGGGATCCAACACGTCGGGTCGGTTCGTTGCGGCGACGACAATGACGGCTTGATTGCCGCTGAACCCGTCCATCTCACCAAGAATCTGGTTCAGAGTCTGCTCGCGTTCATCATGTCCACCGCCCAGCCCGGCACCACGCTGGCGACCGACCGCATCGATTTCGTCAATGAAGATGATCGCCGGACTGTTTTCTTTGGCTGTTTTGAACAAGTCACGAACGCGGCTGGCACCAACACCGACGAACATTTGAATGAATTCGCTGCCGTTGACGCTGTAGAACGGCACACCCGCTTCGCCAGCGACGGCGCGAGCGAGCAGCGTCTTACCCGTGCCGGGAGGTCCGTTCAGCAGGACTCCCTTGGGGACGCGTCCGCCCAGTTTTTGAAACTTTTCGGGCGTCTTCAAGAAGTCGACGATCTCCTGCAGGTCGGCTTTCACACCATCCAACCCGGCCACATCGTTGAACGTGACCATCTTGTCGCTGGCTTCGAATCGTTTGGCCGGGCTCTTGCTGAAGCCCGACAGAAAGCCACCGCCCATCATGTCGTTTCGCGAACGGCGAAGCATCATGAACAAAAACAGCAACACACCCAACGGCAGCCCCACCATCAAAAGAAAATACAGAATTTGTTCCGTGTTATCTTTCGATAGATAGCTGAAGTCGACCTTTGCCTTTTCCAGCTGGCTTTGCAGATCGACCACCCAGCCGGCATCGGTGGATCGGTTGAAGGCGAACTTTTTTAAGTACTTGTCGGGTTCGCCGTCGTCACCCTTGCGAACTTCTTTTTTGCCTTCGATTTCGACAGGCGGTGCTTCAGGCCGCGTTTTGAACGTGCCGTAAACCTGTTGCTCGCCGATCAAGATGCTCTCGACGTTGTCCCGTTCCAACTCTTTTTGAAAGAAACTTGCCGAAACCAGAGATCGTTCCTCGCCGCGATTGTAGAACAACATCACAACCAAAGCGGCCAAGATCAGTGCGATCAGCAACGAGTTGTTGTTACGTCGGGGCGGTTGATTGTCCCCGCCTTGGGAACCACCGTTGCCTTCGCGACTGGAATTTTTGGGAATCTGGTCGTCTGACTTCTTATCCATTGTCTGCCTTCAGGCCTTACTATCAGTATCTGCGTTGCCGGTCGCTCGGTGGGCCAAAGCCCGGAAATCTCTAAGCCGGATTCGCATCAACGAACCATCGGCCGTTGAATTGTAGTGTTTCGGGTCAAGAGTGACTAACCGACGACTCGCTTCCCGCTATCGCATCTCGGACCCGCCGGGATGCAGCGGCGTCATCGACCCAAGTGAGCTCGACGGTGTGACCCGTTGACGCAGCCGAAACGAGATCGTCCACCAGATCAGCGAGCGAACATCGACGGATCGCCGCGATTTGGTGCGACGTGTACCCGTCTCGAAACAGCCGCCACGTCCAATAGGCGTCCTCGGCCGTCGGCGGGGCACCCGGTTTAGACGAATCGGGCGCCGCGCCCGTCTGGGAGGTCGATTCCGATGATGGCGGCGTATCGTCGCGGACGCCCATGACTTGTTCCGATGGCCGTGTTTCCGATGGAACCCTTTCTGGTTCGCTGGCATCGATCGGGTCGAGCTCGACGCATTCGACATCTTCGTGCGGATCCACACAGCCGAGGATCAATTGAACCAAGTCGTAACCAAATTGCTCGACCGTTGCCGGGCCGACGCCGGTCACATTTTCAAGTTCGGACGCCGTTCGCGGCATCGCCTCAGCTACTCGGTCCAGAGTCGAGTTGGTCAGAATCCGGAAGGCCGGCACACCCAGCGCCGCCGCCGTTTTTCGCCTCCAACGCTTCAGCGTCTCCGCAACTTCATCGACCTGAGCCGAGCGGACCTCGCTGTCAGCCGCTTCCTCACCAGTGGCTTCGTCATCAGCCGTGCGTGAGACAGAGTCGACGACGTCGGTTCCCGGCGATGACGTCTGGACATCACCCGATTCGATCGCTCGAGATGCCTTCGCCAAACGTTTCGCCAGCGGTAAAGGCATCCGAACCGAAGGCGGCAGCGTGACACCGCCCATCATCACTTCGGTGCCTTCGGCCGTCATTTGAATGGTCGGTCGCCGCTCGTCGACTTCTTTTTGTTCTACGAACCCCGCTTCGGCCAACGCATCCAACACGCTGACGATTTCCGACTGTTTCAGTTCGGACAACAACCCATACGTGCTCAATCGATTCAGTTTCCACTGCTGCAGCTTTTTGTTTTTCGATCCACACAACATCTGGGCAACCATCGTTTTTCCGAATCGCCCGTGCATCCGAGTCACGCCACTTAGCACCACACGAATACCGCGAAGTAGCGCCACCGGATCGACGCCTTTCATCTCGACCGAAACCGACACATCGGATGCTCGTCCGACGGTTCCGTCGACCGGCGCACATCGGTCACACGTACCGCAATTATCGGCTTCGGTTTCGCCAAAGTAGTTTAGGATCACGCGTTGTCGGCAGCCCGCCGTTCGCGCGAAACGAATCACCGATTCAAGCTTTTCGGTCTCGGCGGCCTTTCGCTGTGCCAGTTCGTCGAAGTCAATTTGCAGATCTTCGAAACGCTGATCTCGATCGGTAAAGTGAATGGCGCGGCCGCGAAACGGCGGGACATAGTCAAACGCTTTCAATCGCCGCAATTCTCGCAGCGTTCGGACGAGTGCATCTTTTTTGACGCCCGCCATTTCGACCAATCTCGCCGGCTTTACAAAAACGTCTTCG from Rubripirellula tenax includes:
- a CDS encoding hydroxypyruvate isomerase family protein, whose translation is MQRRDFLTRPALIAGSAVLASTGTATSKSMADESTPPASERRIRQSVMGWCFKDIPPIELAKHCRRIGLEAIEGISSDHYEAVTKLGLKISLVGSHGFANGPLDPDNHAEVEKKLRDGIDLAVRYGAPNVITFTGMKKTGISDEAARQNCLSCWKRVIPYAESQGVGIVLEHLNSVDDSHPMKGHPGYWGDDIHLCADLVKEIDSAQFRLLFDIYHVQIMNGDLIRNISRYREIVGHYHTAGNPGRGELNDTQEINYPAVIRSIRDTGYDGYVAQEFIPTSNDPISSLEQAFTICDV
- a CDS encoding RecQ family ATP-dependent DNA helicase — translated: MADTPDPTTLLSRFGLTEFRPGQRDVVDAIASGRDVMCVMPTGGGKSLCYQLPSLARKGTTIVVSPLIALMKDQVDTLQGLGIAAKLINSTLSATEQSDVMNEMASGKLDLVYVAPERLRNSRFLEACQSANVALLAVDEAHCVSEWGHDFRPDYSRLGRFRQRYLNNVQTIALTATATPVVRDDVIESLGLKDPCTFVTGFARTNLRFGVSHAKTDQEKNDTLLSYLQSQSGSGIIYAATRKRCEELAEWLPEKARRPIGVYHAGLDPIQRRRVQDDFMSGKLSAIVATNAFGMGIDKSDIRFVVHYNMPGSLEAYYQEAGRAGRDGGKSDCQLMFSYSDRYIQEFFIDNRYPSKETVKKVYEYLLSRDEDPIELTLDQVRDGIKVKDGSEAIGTAETLLAKAGVLRRLDSNANYAMLRIDSDAPSMLDFLPKEARTRRKVMLAIEKIVGRRRHEDVFVKPARLVEMAGVKKDALVRTLRELRRLKAFDYVPPFRGRAIHFTDRDQRFEDLQIDFDELAQRKAAETEKLESVIRFARTAGCRQRVILNYFGETEADNCGTCDRCAPVDGTVGRASDVSVSVEMKGVDPVALLRGIRVVLSGVTRMHGRFGKTMVAQMLCGSKNKKLQQWKLNRLSTYGLLSELKQSEIVSVLDALAEAGFVEQKEVDERRPTIQMTAEGTEVMMGGVTLPPSVRMPLPLAKRLAKASRAIESGDVQTSSPGTDVVDSVSRTADDEATGEEAADSEVRSAQVDEVAETLKRWRRKTAAALGVPAFRILTNSTLDRVAEAMPRTASELENVTGVGPATVEQFGYDLVQLILGCVDPHEDVECVELDPIDASEPERVPSETRPSEQVMGVRDDTPPSSESTSQTGAAPDSSKPGAPPTAEDAYWTWRLFRDGYTSHQIAAIRRCSLADLVDDLVSAASTGHTVELTWVDDAAASRRVRDAIAGSESSVSHS
- the ftsH gene encoding ATP-dependent zinc metalloprotease FtsH; amino-acid sequence: MDKKSDDQIPKNSSREGNGGSQGGDNQPPRRNNNSLLIALILAALVVMLFYNRGEERSLVSASFFQKELERDNVESILIGEQQVYGTFKTRPEAPPVEIEGKKEVRKGDDGEPDKYLKKFAFNRSTDAGWVVDLQSQLEKAKVDFSYLSKDNTEQILYFLLMVGLPLGVLLFLFMMLRRSRNDMMGGGFLSGFSKSPAKRFEASDKMVTFNDVAGLDGVKADLQEIVDFLKTPEKFQKLGGRVPKGVLLNGPPGTGKTLLARAVAGEAGVPFYSVNGSEFIQMFVGVGASRVRDLFKTAKENSPAIIFIDEIDAVGRQRGAGLGGGHDEREQTLNQILGEMDGFSGNQAVIVVAATNRPDVLDPALLRPGRFDRHITVGRPTMKGREAIFKVHVRDVPLADDVDLHRLAAGTVGLTGADIRNMVNEAALWAARQDKKVVDMDDFDNARDKILMGAKREEVLQESEKEKTAYHEAGHTLTAWHLDGANIVHKVTIIPRGRALGVTQYVPNEDRLSISKRELDHQLIVFLGGRAAEKIIYNETCVGAENDLERATSIARRMVTHWGMSAKIGPVSYKTSDEDPFLGREIHQTRQFSEHTQELVDEEVARILLEADQKAEQLLREHRAELEKITRALLEHEELGEAELTEILGPSIQVRNRDSDGMGKTLTPESAAEHTPGPAVNN
- the rsgA gene encoding ribosome small subunit-dependent GTPase A, whose amino-acid sequence is MPKKKKSSKHRTDFRKNHQGRVRGGDLTRDFTGGKEMADLSQGERVSGKGDLTRKRTIATESHSDDAESTAHLISGRVISAHGLKCKVMADDGAMYECAIRQVLKSLSIDGRSAVVAGDYVWFRAETPQDGMIQRVAPRHGIICRTSRGQQHVIVANIDYLLIIASAAQPGLKPVLIDRFLLTAKQCDVEPVIVINKIDLVDPTSLQSLIGAYAALGFRVLMTSAESGVGVDYLRELLHGKQTALAGQSGVGKSSLLNVVQPGLGLAIGRVSTDNDKGRHTTTTSQLIPLANGGAVFDTPGIRQFQLWDISAGEVAGLMPDIRPYVNACRYPNCLHLSEDDCAVKDAVADARIDARRYDAYCHLLEDDLLVED
- a CDS encoding magnesium chelatase; this translates as MNAIMAPPHPSTLAELTQSGWQTKTVKQEIRDNFTRMLASGEELFPGMIGYEDTVIPEINLALLAGHDILFLGEKGQGKSRMMRMLTRFLDEWIPYIDHPDLPIHEDPSLPITSLGKRLIAEHDPADIRIGWWHRDQRYAERLSPGTKFADIIGEIDPAKLTGGVSMSAEEALSFGLIPRMHRGIFAMNELPELDELVQVGLFNILEERDVQIRGYPIQFDIDVVILFSANPSTYNRSGKVIPQLKDRIGTIVQTHYPAERDQGIAILQQEVGEQLDGDYPVSVPYFMYQIVEEITNQARKSKYIDQASGVSARFSLANFRTIVASARQRGIVHNERPAVPRISDFGHLYASSLGKLELDLMGTHQMSERQVLDAVVAQAIAVVFGEYVEEHGLGEIAEIFRGGVRIEVSDMLPSSDYATRLKSVPPAWDKAFEVNAGESEAVRASCVEFVLAGLYSMDKISRSQRHGKIQYEV